The sequence CCGCGTCCTCATGAAGGCGCATTTGGCTGCCGGAAATAGGGGCGCGGCGCTGCGCCAATTCGAACAGTGCCGCCGCGTTCTGCGGGAGGAATTGGGGCTGGAACCCTCCACCTCGCTGCGCGACCTCGTGCCTCTGCGCACCGGCCACGGCGAACAGTCACGTCTTCAGCCCTTCCCCACCTGATCTCCTCGGCTTTTTCGAATACGACCCGAGGTGTGCGCCCCGGCCTCAGGTGACACCCTTCAGCACCACGAGGGCCACGCCATTGCCGAACACATCGTGCCGCGGCCGCGTAACTCCCCGGGGGCGGACCGGCAGCGGCCTCTCCCGCGCCTGCCCTCGCGTCCCCTACCGCGTACCGCGCGAGCGCCTCGGCGCCGTCCACGAACCCCACGCCTCACGAGGAGTGCCATGACCACCTTCCACGCCGCCGTCGTCCGCCCCGACAGATCCGTCGTCTACTGCGGCGAGGTGAGCCAGGCACACGTCGACGAGGCGCTCGCCATGGCCGCCGTCGAGACCGCGCCCCGCTCCGCCGTCCGGCACCCGCGCCGTCCCGGCTCGGTCTTCGTGCTGCGCGAGGACGGCGACCTCGACTGGTACGAGCCGGTGGACGCCGAGCCGTTCGTCGTCCGCGCCCCGGACCCTCGGTCCCGCCCGGCCGGCGGCCACTTTGCCACCGACGACCCGCCGCTCGCCGGCGAGCCGGTGCACGGCCTGGCCGGCACCCGGTGGATCCCCGGCGCGATCCGGCTCGGCGACGGCGTCATCGGCGGGGCGATGGACACTCCCGGCCATCCGCCCCGGGTCGTGCACCACACCACCGAGTCCCCGGCCGGGGGCAGGTATCTGGAGTCCGTCGGGTCGTACCTGATGCTCGTGGCCTGCGAGCCGCAACTGATCTACTGCCCGGTGACCGACCGGGTCGGCCAGTTCGGATCGCTCCACCTGAGCGCCCGGGCCCTGCGCAACGACGGCGCCCGACGGACCAACCGCGAGGGCAGGGTCTGCATCCAGATCGAGGTCCTCGGCCGCGCCCGCAAGCCCTGGACCACCGGCTGGGATCCGGCGAAGAAGCCGGGCTGGCGGAAGATCCTGGCCGCGGTCCGCTCCTGGGACGTGCCGGACCTGTTCCCGGCCGGACGCCCGGCGGCGTACCCGGGGCCGGGCAAGTCCCGCTCGCGGTCCGTCTGGCGGTCCGCGGGCGGCCACTTCGGGCATGTCGACGTGCCGGGCAACGACCACGGTGATCCGGGGGCGATCGACACCGCCAAGGTGCTGTACCAGGCCGGTCCCACGCCGCCGAGGCCGAACAAGCCGAAGGTCAGCGTCGCCCACCTGGTCGCCGCCGCGAAGAAGGACGTGCCGGCCCGGGACGGACACACCACCTATCCGGCCGAGGTCCGCGTCCTCGAGAACGCCCTCGTCGCCGAGGGTCTCCTCCAGCGCCGGTACGCCGATGGCTCCTTCGGCTCCAAGACGGTTGCCGCGTACGCGGCGTGGCAGCGCAGCAAGGCCGGCGGCTCCTATACCGGCGACGCCGCCGACGGCATACCCGGCATCGCCTCGCTGAGACGCCTGGCCGCCCGCCACGGTTTCACCGCGACCGCCTGAACGGGACCGCCCGAACGGACCGGCACGGGCGCGCTCGGCTCTCCGGAGAAGGCCCGGCACACCGGTGCGACGCGGAACGGGCGCGGCGGGTCCGGTCCGGGAACGGACGGCACCCGGGTCCGCTCGGGGCCTGTCAGCGACGGGTGCGGCCGGAGAGCCAGGGGGTCAGTGCGGGGGCCGGGACCGGTTCCTTGCAGGTCTCGTCGCAGGGCAGCGGCACGACCAGCCAGTGGCCGGGGGGAAACAGGCGGCCCTTGGTGAAGGCCAGGCCGCCGTAGACGGAGCGGAGGAACGAAGGGACCGAGTCGCGGGGGACGTCGTGGAACTCCACGCCCTCCACGGTGATCTTCGCGTCGTCCTCGGGGAAGAGCCGGACGCTCACCGACGGCGGGCCCGCCAGGTCGACGAACGCCTCGTGCGGGAGGGAGCCGTCGGGATCGAGCACCGTGAAGAGCGGGGCCGACGTGCGACGCGACGTACGGTCCGCCCCGATGTCGTCGGTGACCGACAGGGACAGGCCGAATTCCGCCGCCACCTCGCGTATCGCGGTGACGGCGGCCTCGGTGGTCGGCAGGTGTGCGTGTGCCATGCCCCTGATCATGCCTGACGGAAAAACCCGCCGGCCGGAGGCGGGACGCGGCTACCATCCCTACGGAATTTCCGGGAACGGGTCCCGGGTGGTCTGTGGTGTCGAGGAGTTGGGGGGTCCGCATGGTCGCGGGTCGTGTCGTCCGGTTCGACAGTGCGCGTGGTTACGGGTTCGTCGCGCCGGAAGGCGGCGGAGAGGACGTCTTCCTGCACGTGAACGATTCGCTGATTCCCGAGGAGTACCTGCGCTCGGGTCTCGTCGTGGAGTTCGACGTGGAGAACGGCGAGCGGGGGCCGAAGGCGTCGAACGTCCGGCTCGCCGAGGGCGTCGATCCCGCCCCGCCCCGGCGATCGGCCGCGGCGGGCCGGCCGGTGGTGCTGGACGAGTCCGGCCATCCGATGTGCGATGTGCTCAGCGCCGCGGAGTACCGGCGCGAGGTGACGGAACTCCTGCTGAACACCGGCCCCTTGCTGACCGCCGAGCAGATCCTCGCCATCCGCGGCGCGCTGGTGAAGTTCAGCGAGAGCCACGGATGGGTCGAGGACTGACCGGCCCGGAACACGGAGGCTCGTCCAGCCGACTCCGGGATCGCTCGCGGCAGATGAGGACGCCGGGTGCCGCATCCGCGCGTCCTCTTTTCGGCGGCTTGCTGTAGCGCCTGCTCCAATTGGAGCAGGCGCTACGGTAAGCTCGCGCCCGACAGAGGCGAGAGCGGGTCGACGCAAGGGACTTGTGCATGACCGGGCCGCGGACGGCGGGCAAGAAACGTGCCAACGGCGTGGAGTCGCGGCAGCGGATCCTCGACGCGGCGGTGGCCATCGCGGGCGAACGCGGTTACGAGGGCACGTCCATCGCGGCGGTCAGCTCCCGCTGCGGACTGCCGGCCAGCTCCATCTACTGGCACTTCCAGGACAAGGACGACCTGATCACCGCGGTCATCGAGCGCAGCTTCGAGACCTGGCTCGCGGCCGTCGAGCTGCCGGGCGAGGAGGCCGGCACTCCCCTGGACCGGGTCGTGATCATGGCGGCGAACGTGGCCAGGTCCCTGGTGAACGAACCGGACTTCCTGCGCCTCGGCCTCATGCTCGCCCTGGAGCGGCGGCCCGAGGAACCGCGCAGCCGGGCGGTGTTCTTCCAGGTCCGCGCCATCGCACGGCAGCGGATCGAGCAAGTCGTCCGGTTCGTGCTGCCGCACCTGGACGACGACGCGGTGCGCCTGCTGACCACCTATGCCATCGCGGGCGCCGACGGACTGTTCGTCCAGCGCGAGTTCAACGGCGACAGCATCGACCTGGTCGAGCTGTTCCAGTTCCACGCCCGGCAGGTGTACGAGACGGGCATCCGCATGGCGGCGGAGTGCGTCCGATGACCCCGGCCGGCCGGCGACGCGCCGCGAGCGCCCGGCGGCCCGCCCGGCCCCGGTGCGCGCATCCCGCCCCGCCCCGCCCGGCCGGACGTCGCCACCGGTTACGGCACCTTCCCGGACCCCGGCCGACGGGTGCCGTCCGGCACCGCGACCACCGCGCCCGCCGTCGGCGCCGGTCGCACCGGCAGGAGCGCGCACCGGCCCGCGGGCCGGTGGCGGTGACGAACGGCTGACAACCGCCCGCCCGCCGGTGCCGTCCGGAAAACCATCCCCGAGAGAGAGTCAGCAGGTCACCGCATGCCCGCCGCACTTCGCCGGATCGACGTCCACCAGCACGTCACACCGCCCTTCTACGGCGCCCTGCTCGCCCAGGCGGGCATCGCCGAGGCGGGTGGCCGCGCCCTGCCCGACTGGAGTCCGCAGGCGGCGCTGGAGTCGATGGACCAGCTGGGCACCGCCACGGCCGTGGTGTCCGTCTCCACGCCCGGGACCGGGTTCCTCAGCGACCCGGCCGAGGCCGCCGGCCTGGCCCGGCGGCTCAACGACTTCTCCGCGGCCCTGGCCGCCGACCACCCCGGCCGTTTCGGCTGGTTCGCCACCCTGCCCATGCCGGACGCCGACGCCGCCGTGAACGAGGCGCGCCGGGCCCTGCTCTCGCTGGGGGCCGACGGGGTCACCCTGCTCGCCAACACCCAGGGCGTCTACCTCGGCGCGCCCGGCCAGGACGCGCTGTGGCGGTGCCTGGACGAGCACGGCGCCGTGGTGTTCGTCCACCCGGCCGAGCTGCCGGCGCCCGCGATCAAGGACATCCCGCCGTTCGCCGCCGACTTCCTGCTGGACACCACCCGCGCCGCCTACCTCCTGGTGCGCGGCGGCATCGTGCGCGACTGCCCGAACATCCGGTTCGTGCTGAGCCACGGCGGCGGCTTCGTCCCGTACGCCTCCCACCGCATGGCCGTCACCATCGCGAACGAGACCGGGCGCTGCCCGCTGGACGTGCTGGAGGACTTCCGGTCCTTCTACTTCGACACCGCGCTGACCTCCAGCCCGGCGGCCCTGCCCACCCTGCTGGGCTTCGCCCGTCCCGGGCACGTGCTGTTCGGCAGCGATTGGCCGTTCGCGCCCACCGCCGCCGGGCAGTACTTCGCGGCCGGCCTGGACACCCACGTGGACCCCGGCACCCTGACCGCCGTCAACCGTACGAACGCCGAAGCGCTCTTCCCCCGACTGGCCGGCCGGACCCCCGCTCCACCGGCCCGCCCGCTCACCGCGCGGCTGCGCCACTCCGTGCACCGGGCCGGTGCCCGGCTCGCCTTCAAGCTGGTCCAGCCCGGCGCCGACTGAGGGGCGCCCGCGGCGCCGTCCCGCTCGCGTGGCGGGCGGGTGCCGGGCCGCCCATGATGGGACGGTCAGCGGTCAGCCGAGCAGGAAGAGCGACGGCCATGCAGATCGTCGTGGATCTCACGCGCTGCCAGGGCTACGCGCAGTGTGTGTTCCTCGCCCCGGACGTCTTCCGGTTGCACGGTGAGGAAGGCCTGCTGTACAAGCCGTCGGTGCCCGACGACCGGCTGGAGCGCGTCCGCCAGGTTGCGGCCGCCTGCCCGGTGCGGGCGATCCTCGTCGGCGAGGAGGTGGGCACCGGTGGCGGGTGAGGCGCGGGACGGCCGCATCGTCGTCGTCGGCGCCTCGCTCGCCGGGCTGCGGGCCGCCGAGACGCTCCGGGACGAGGGTTTCACCGGTTCGCTGACCGTGGTCGGGGACGAACCCCATCCGCCCTACGACCGGCCGCCGCTGTCCAAGCAGGTGCTGCTCGACGAGGCCCCCGCGGACAGCACGGGACTGCCGGTGCGCCGGGACCCGGACGCCGAGTGGCGTCTCGGCGTGGCCGCCACCGGGCTGGACCCGCTGGCCCGGCGGGTGCTGCTGGCCGACGGGGAGTCACTGCCGTACGACCGGCTGCTCATCGCCACCGGGACCCGGGCGCGGCCCTGGCCCGACCCGGCCGGCGCGGCCCTGGACGGCGTGTTCACCCTGCGCACGCGCGAGGACGCGACGGGGCTGGCGGCGCGGCTGGCCGCCGGACCCGGACGGGTGCTGGTCGTCGGCGCCGGATTCACCGGTTCGGAGATCGCCTCGGCCTGCCGCAAGCGGGGACTTCAGGTGACGGTCGCCGAACGCGGCCCCGATCCGCTGGTCGGCGCGCTCGGCGGGACGCTGTCCCGGCTCGCGGCCCTGATGCACCGCGAGCACGGGGTGGACCTGCGCTGCGGGGTGACGGTGACCGCGCTGCTCGGCGACGGTGCCGGCCGGTTCACCGGGGCGGATCTGTCCGACGGGACCCGCGTCGAGGCGGACGTGTGCGTGGTGGCGCTGGGCGCGGTGCGCAACGTGGAGTGGCTGGCGGAGTCGGGGCTGGCGGCGGGCCCGCGCGGGATCGCCTGCGACGCGGGGTGCCGGGCCTTCACCCGGTACGGGATCGTCACCGACGACATCTTCGTGGCCGGGGACGTCTCCCGGTTCCCGCATCCGCTGTTCGGCTACCAGATGCTCTCGCTGGAGCACTGGGGCAACGCGGTCGCGCAGGCCGAGGTGGCGGCCCACAACATGGTCAGCCCCGGGCCGCTGCGCCGCCCGCACCTGTCCCTGCCGGTGTTCTGGTCCACCCAGTTCGGCCTGAACATCAAGTCGGTGGGCGTGCCGACCTACTCCGACCACATCGTCATCGCCCAGGGATCGCTGGAGGCGGGCCGGCTGGCGATGGTCTACGGCTACCGGGGCCGGGTCACCGCCGCGGTCACCGTCGACATGGCCAAGTCGGTCGACTACTACCGGCATCTCATCGAGACCGCCGCCCCGTTCCCGCCCCCGCCCGGCGCGGCGGACCGCGCGCTCACGGCCGACATCCCGCTGCCCTCGGACGTGCCGGACCCGAAGGGGCTGTCCCACGAACCCGTCGTGGCGCTCACCGGTCATCTGCCCGACCGAGCGCTGATGGTGGTGCAGCCGCCCGGCTGACCCGCGTCCCGCCCGACCACGAGGAGCCGCCATGGCCCCCGGCACCCTGCTGGCCCGGATCACCGACTACGCGAGCCGCCCCGATCCCTACCCGCTGTACGCGCGAGCGCGGGCGGCCGGGCCGGTGCTGCGGCAGGACGACGGCTCCTTCCTGGTCGGCGGCTACCACGAGATCGCCGCGCTGCTGCACGATCCCCGGATGAGCGCCGACGAGCGGGCCCGCACCACGCCGACGCCGTACGAGGGGAGCCGGGACGCGTCGTTCCTGCGGCTCGACGACCCCGAGCACCACCGGCTGCGCACCCTGGCCATGCGGCCGTTCGGCCCCCCGCACAGCCCGCACCGGGTCGACGCCATGCGCGGGGAGATCGCGCGCATCACCGAGGAGCTGCTGGCGGGCCTGCCGGCGGACCGGCCGGTCGACATCGTGGACGACTTCGCCTATCCGCTGCCGGTCATCGTGATCTGCCGGCTGCTCGGCGTGCCGCGCGAGGACGAGCCGCGGTTCAGGGCCTGGTCCGACGCCCTGGTGGCGACCGCCGACATCCGGCCGGGCGAGGACACCACGGAGGTGGAGCGGGCCGGTGACCGGGCCGGCGCCGAGCTGCGGCAGTATCTGCTGGACCTCGCCGAGCGGCGCCGCGGCCGGCCGGCCGACGACATGCTCTCCGCCTTCGTCAACGAGCCCGACCCGTCTTTGCGGCTGACCTCGCAGGAACTCGCGGTGACCGCCGCGCTGCTGCTCATCGCGGGGCACGAGACCACGGTCAACCTGATCACCAACGGCGTGCTGACCCTGCTGCGCGGGCCCGAGCACCTTCGGCGGCTGTCCCGGGAACCCGGGCTGCTGCCGGTCGCGGTGGAGGAGTTGCTGCGCTACGAGCCTCCGGTCCACCTGCGGGAGCGGGTGCCCCTGGTGGACATCGAGGTGGCCGGCACCACCCTGCCCGCGGGCACCTCCGTGATGCTGGCGCTGGCCTCCGGCAACCGCGACTCCCGGCGGTTTCCCGACCCGGACCGGTTCGACCCCGGCCGCGCGGACAACGAGCACCTGGGCTTCGGCAGCGGCATCCACCTGTGCTACGGCGCGCCGCTCGCCCGGATCGAGGCCCAGACGGCACTGGGCGCGCTGCTGCCCCGGCTGCGGACCGCCCGGCTGGTCGAGGACCCGCCGCCGTACCGGCAGAACGCCATGCTGCGCGGCCCCCGCCATCTGCGCGTCCGGCTGTGAGCGGCGGCTACGGCGCCGGGCGGCGCCCGAGACCGCGGTGGCGGTCCGGATCGACCACCGTGGTCAGGCCGTTGAGCAGCAGACGGGTGCCGCCGCGCAGATGGGCGGCGTCCTGGTCGCCGTCCGAGCCGGGCGCGAGCCAGGTGTACTGCTC comes from Streptomyces sp. SCL15-4 and encodes:
- a CDS encoding peptidoglycan-binding protein LysM; protein product: MTTFHAAVVRPDRSVVYCGEVSQAHVDEALAMAAVETAPRSAVRHPRRPGSVFVLREDGDLDWYEPVDAEPFVVRAPDPRSRPAGGHFATDDPPLAGEPVHGLAGTRWIPGAIRLGDGVIGGAMDTPGHPPRVVHHTTESPAGGRYLESVGSYLMLVACEPQLIYCPVTDRVGQFGSLHLSARALRNDGARRTNREGRVCIQIEVLGRARKPWTTGWDPAKKPGWRKILAAVRSWDVPDLFPAGRPAAYPGPGKSRSRSVWRSAGGHFGHVDVPGNDHGDPGAIDTAKVLYQAGPTPPRPNKPKVSVAHLVAAAKKDVPARDGHTTYPAEVRVLENALVAEGLLQRRYADGSFGSKTVAAYAAWQRSKAGGSYTGDAADGIPGIASLRRLAARHGFTATA
- a CDS encoding cold-shock protein, whose amino-acid sequence is MVAGRVVRFDSARGYGFVAPEGGGEDVFLHVNDSLIPEEYLRSGLVVEFDVENGERGPKASNVRLAEGVDPAPPRRSAAAGRPVVLDESGHPMCDVLSAAEYRREVTELLLNTGPLLTAEQILAIRGALVKFSESHGWVED
- a CDS encoding TetR/AcrR family transcriptional regulator, giving the protein MTGPRTAGKKRANGVESRQRILDAAVAIAGERGYEGTSIAAVSSRCGLPASSIYWHFQDKDDLITAVIERSFETWLAAVELPGEEAGTPLDRVVIMAANVARSLVNEPDFLRLGLMLALERRPEEPRSRAVFFQVRAIARQRIEQVVRFVLPHLDDDAVRLLTTYAIAGADGLFVQREFNGDSIDLVELFQFHARQVYETGIRMAAECVR
- a CDS encoding amidohydrolase family protein; translated protein: MPAALRRIDVHQHVTPPFYGALLAQAGIAEAGGRALPDWSPQAALESMDQLGTATAVVSVSTPGTGFLSDPAEAAGLARRLNDFSAALAADHPGRFGWFATLPMPDADAAVNEARRALLSLGADGVTLLANTQGVYLGAPGQDALWRCLDEHGAVVFVHPAELPAPAIKDIPPFAADFLLDTTRAAYLLVRGGIVRDCPNIRFVLSHGGGFVPYASHRMAVTIANETGRCPLDVLEDFRSFYFDTALTSSPAALPTLLGFARPGHVLFGSDWPFAPTAAGQYFAAGLDTHVDPGTLTAVNRTNAEALFPRLAGRTPAPPARPLTARLRHSVHRAGARLAFKLVQPGAD
- a CDS encoding ferredoxin, coding for MQIVVDLTRCQGYAQCVFLAPDVFRLHGEEGLLYKPSVPDDRLERVRQVAAACPVRAILVGEEVGTGGG
- a CDS encoding NAD(P)/FAD-dependent oxidoreductase, translated to MAGEARDGRIVVVGASLAGLRAAETLRDEGFTGSLTVVGDEPHPPYDRPPLSKQVLLDEAPADSTGLPVRRDPDAEWRLGVAATGLDPLARRVLLADGESLPYDRLLIATGTRARPWPDPAGAALDGVFTLRTREDATGLAARLAAGPGRVLVVGAGFTGSEIASACRKRGLQVTVAERGPDPLVGALGGTLSRLAALMHREHGVDLRCGVTVTALLGDGAGRFTGADLSDGTRVEADVCVVALGAVRNVEWLAESGLAAGPRGIACDAGCRAFTRYGIVTDDIFVAGDVSRFPHPLFGYQMLSLEHWGNAVAQAEVAAHNMVSPGPLRRPHLSLPVFWSTQFGLNIKSVGVPTYSDHIVIAQGSLEAGRLAMVYGYRGRVTAAVTVDMAKSVDYYRHLIETAAPFPPPPGAADRALTADIPLPSDVPDPKGLSHEPVVALTGHLPDRALMVVQPPG
- a CDS encoding cytochrome P450; the protein is MAPGTLLARITDYASRPDPYPLYARARAAGPVLRQDDGSFLVGGYHEIAALLHDPRMSADERARTTPTPYEGSRDASFLRLDDPEHHRLRTLAMRPFGPPHSPHRVDAMRGEIARITEELLAGLPADRPVDIVDDFAYPLPVIVICRLLGVPREDEPRFRAWSDALVATADIRPGEDTTEVERAGDRAGAELRQYLLDLAERRRGRPADDMLSAFVNEPDPSLRLTSQELAVTAALLLIAGHETTVNLITNGVLTLLRGPEHLRRLSREPGLLPVAVEELLRYEPPVHLRERVPLVDIEVAGTTLPAGTSVMLALASGNRDSRRFPDPDRFDPGRADNEHLGFGSGIHLCYGAPLARIEAQTALGALLPRLRTARLVEDPPPYRQNAMLRGPRHLRVRL